Proteins from a genomic interval of Arachis hypogaea cultivar Tifrunner chromosome 10, arahy.Tifrunner.gnm2.J5K5, whole genome shotgun sequence:
- the LOC112714541 gene encoding protein DMP6, translating to MDAEASGTQNQEEKIPLLSNAEIPEAERNQIQKAISQTFESTANLANLLPTGTVLAFRLLSPIFTNEGSCDLVSKTMTAVLVAICGALCILLCFTDSIKYSKGNICYGFATFSGLWLIDGSTTLPPEFAAKYKLRFIDFMHAAVSALVFAAIALFDQNVVSCFFPEPSLETGEILTVLPVGIGIFCSIFFVVFPTKRHGIGVPLSTS from the coding sequence ATGGATGCTGAAGCAAGTGGTACCCAGAATCAAGAAGAAAAGATCCCACTCCTGAGCAATGCAGAGATTCCGGAGGCAGAGAGGAACCAGATTCAGAAAGCCATTAGTCAGACATTTGAGAGCACAGCAAACTTGGCAAACCTTCTACCTACTGGCACTGTCCTTGCTTTCCGTCTTCTGTCTCCAATCTTCACAAACGAGGGCAGCTGCGACTTGGTCAGCAAGACCATGACTGCTGTACTTGTAGCTATCTGTGGTGCCTTATGCATCTTGCTATGCTTCACAGATAGCATAAAATACAGCAAGGGGAACATCTGTTATGGGTTTGCCACATTTTCAGGCCTGTGGCTTATCGATGGATCAACCACACTTCCACCAGAATTTGCTGCTAAATATAAACTGCGGTTTATAGATTTCATGCATGCAGCGGTATCAGCTTTGGTGTTTGCAGCAATTGCATTATTTGATCAGAATGTAGTAAGTTGCTTCTTTCCAGAGCCATCTCTAGAGACAGGGGAAATCCTCACAGTATTGCCTGTGGGCATTGGCATTTTCTGCAGCATTTTCTTTGTTGTATTTCCTACAAAGAGACATGGAATTGGCGTCCCACTTTCAACAAGTTAA
- the LOC112714542 gene encoding protein DMP6 gives MDIKLEHDKDEEKLPLLRNTEVPEAERNLVQQAISQTFESTAHLANLLPTGTVLAFQLLSPVFTNLGNCDSTAKTMTSFLVAICGVSCFLLCFTDSFRDSKGNICYGFATVRGLWIIDGSTTLPPEIAATYSIRFIDFMHAVMSVLVFAAVALFDQNVVNCFFPAPDNETQEILTALPVGIGVFCSMFFLVFPTKRHGIGFPLSTN, from the coding sequence ATGGACATCAAGCTTGAACATGACAAAGATGAGGAAAAGCTCCCTCTTCTGAGAAACACAGAGGTTCCAGAAGCAGAGAGGAACCTTGTTCAGCAAGCAATTAGCCAAACATTTGAGAGCACAGCACATTTGGCAAACCTTCTTCCTACAGGCACCGTCCTCGCATTCCAGCTTCTGTCTCCGGTATTCACAAACCTTGGCAACTGCGACTCGACCGCGAAGACAATGACTTCTTTCCTTGTAGCTATCTGTGGCGTGTCCTGTTTCCTTCTATGCTTCACTGATAGCTTCAGAGACAGCAAGGGAAACATCTGCTATGGTTTTGCCACGGTTAGAGGCTTGTGGATCATTGATGGATCAACCACTCTTCCACCTGAAATTGCTGCTACGTATAGCATCAGGTTTATAGACTTCATGCATGCAGTAATGTCGGTTTTGGTGTTTGCGGCGGTTGCATTGTTTGATCAGAATGTGGTGAATTGCTTCTTTCCAGCACCAGATAATGAGACACAGGAAATACTCACTGCATTGCCGGTTGGAATTGGTGTCTTCTGCAGCATGTTCTTTCTTGTATTTCCTACAAAGAGACATGGAATTGGCTTCCCACTTTCaacaaattaa
- the LOC112714539 gene encoding pentatricopeptide repeat-containing protein At5g46100, which produces MGSKTLFKWPKQITNSLVEQLIKTERDIHRALLVFDSATAEYSNGFRHDHKTFGIMISKLVTVNQFRLAEGLLERMKQENCEVTEDIFLTIFRGYGRVHRPLDAMRVFLKMEHFKLRPSVKSYLTIMNILVEENHLKRALGFYREMRGTGIPPSVVSLNILIKALCKSNETIDVALQIFREMPNRGCQPDSYTYGTLINGLCKLGKVSQAKELFDEMEQKEYAPSVVTYSSMIHGMCQSNNLDEAMQLLEEMKRNSIEPNVFTYTSLMDGLCKSGHSLRALELLEMMIIKRHLPNNVTYTTLIDGLYKEGKHREAVDVLDRMRLQGLKPSAVLYGKIIKGFCAECSYQEAANFIDEMVLGGIKPSRVTWGLHVRMHNMVIQGLCSSIDPPRAFQLYLSTRTRGVSIEVGTFDCLVKCFCKRGDLHKAARILDEMVLDGCIPDEGIWNAVIVGLWDRKRVREATELLLAELKQKFVEAES; this is translated from the coding sequence ATGGGCTCCAAAACATTGTTTAAGTGGCCAAAGCAAATTACAAATTCCCTGGTTGAGCAGCTGATAAAAACAGAAAGGGATATACACAGAGCTCTCCTTGTGTTTGACTCAGCAACAGCTGAATATAGCAATGGCTTTCGTCATGATCACAAGACTTTTGGTATCATGATCTCTAAGTTGGTTACTGTGAACCAGTTTCGGTTAGCAGAAGGATTGCTTgagagaatgaagcaagaaaATTGTGAGGTTACAGAGGACATATTCTTAACTATTTTCAGAGGTTATGGACGTGTGCATAGGCCACTTGATGCCATGAGGGTATTCCTGAAGATGGAACACTTTAAGTTGCGGCCCAGTGTGAAGTCATATCTTACAATAATGAATATTCTTGTGGAGGAAAACCATTTAAAGAGGGCCCTTGGTTTTTACAGGGAGATGAGAGGAACAGGCATTCCCCCTAGTGTTGTTTCCCTCAACATTTTAATCAAAGCCCTCTGTAAGAGCAATGAAACCATTGACGTGGCTTTGCAGATATTTCGCGAGATGCCAAACCGGGGATGCCAGCCAGATTCTTATACATATGGCACATTGATTAATGGGCTATGTAAACTGGGAAAAGTCAGTCAGGCAAAAGAGCTGTTTGATGAGATGGAGCAGAAAGAATATGCACCATCTGTTGTTACCTATAGTAGTATGATACATGGGATGTGCCAATCTAATAACTTGGATGAAGCCATGCAATTGCTTGAAGAGATGAAAAGAAACAGCATTGAGCCAAATGTTTTTACTTATACTTCTTTGATGGACGGTTTATGTAAAAGTGGGCATTCATTACGAGCATTAGAGCTTTTAGAAATGATGATTATAAAACGTCATTTGCCTAACAATGTCACTTATACAACTTTAATTGATGGGCTATACAAAGAAGGAAAGCATAGGGAAGCTGTGGATGTTCTTGACAGGATGAGGCTTCAAGGTTTGAAACCAAGTGCAGTGCTGTACGGGAAAATCATAAAGGGCTTCTGTGCTGAATGCAGCTATCAAGAAGCCGCGAACTTCATCGATGAGATGGTGCTTGGCGGTATTAAGCCAAGTCGAGTGACTTGGGGGCTTCATGTTAGAATGCATAACATGGTGATCCAAGGCCTTTGTAGTAGTATTGATCCACCCCGTGCATTTCAGTTGTATCTTAGTACACGAACTAGAGGTGTTTCAATTGAAGTTGGCACTTTTGATTGTTTAGTCAAATGTTTTTGCAAGAGGGGAGACCTGCACAAAGCTGCTCGAATTCTTGATGAGATGGTATTAGATGGCTGCATTCCAGATGAGGGAATATGGAATGCAGTAATAGTTGGACTTTGGGATCGGAAAAGAGTTAGAGAAGCCACTGAGCTACTGCTTGCTGAACTGAAACAGAAATTTGTTGAAGCTGAAAGTTAA